From one Henningerozyma blattae CBS 6284 chromosome 1, complete genome genomic stretch:
- the STT3 gene encoding dolichyl-diphosphooligosaccharide--protein glycosyltransferase subunit STT3 (similar to Saccharomyces cerevisiae STT3 (YGL022W); ancestral locus Anc_4.98) — MKQESEIVSSKPTTKSNNIHWCVKWVQSILTALIFFTIFGAAISSRLFSVIRFESIIHEFDPWFNFRATKYLVSHSFYEFLNWFDDRTWYPLGRVTGGTLYPGLMTTSAAVWHLLRKIGLPIDIRNICVLFAPAFSGITAWATYEFTKEIKDSSAGLLAAAFMAIVPGYISRSVAGSYDNEAIAITLLMVTFMFWIKAQKTGSILSATAAAVFYFYMVSAWGGYVFITNLIPLHIFILILMGRYNNRLYSAYTTWYAIGTLASMQIPFVGFLPIRSNDHMAALGVFGLIQIVAVGNFVKSQVSGKKFKVVMLVSLLIIFVVGIAGLCALTYAGFIAPWTGRFYSLWDTSYAKIHIPIIASVSEHQPVAWPSFFFDTHFLIWLFPAGVFLLFMDLADEHVFVIAYSVLCSYFAGVMIRLMLTLTPVICVAAAVALSKLFDVYLNFSIKSNSNKNNKISYVSLCSKVFVSATFLFYLYLFVYHCTWVTSNAYSSPSVVLPSQTPNGEMALIDDYREAYYWLRMNTAEDAKVAAWWDYGYQIGGMADRTTLVDNNTWNNTHIAIVGKAMASREDKSYEILKDHDVDYVLVIFGGVLGFSGDDLNKFLWMIRIAEGIWPEEVKERDFFTPQGEYRVDAGATKTMRESLLYKMSYQRFPEIYGSGSMMDNVRRQTISLADVEPLDYFEEVFTSENWMIRIYQLKKEDQLGRSHKEIGEFERSTHKSLVRRAAKKPDVSLRAL, encoded by the coding sequence atgaaaCAAGAAAGTGAGATAGTGAGTTCCAAGCCCActacaaaatcaaataatatccATTGGTGCGTGAAATGGGTTCAATCGATACTTACTGcattgatttttttcactatATTTGGTGCTGCTATTTCTTCGAGATTATTTTCAGTTATTCGTTTTGAATCAATCATTCATGAATTTGACCCATGGTTTAATTTCCGTGCTACTAAATATTTAGTCTCCCACTCTTTTTATGAATTTCTAAACTGGTTTGATGATAGAACCTGGTATCCATTGGGAAGAGTTACTGGTGGTACTTTATATCCAGGTTTAATGACTACTTCTGCTGCTGTGTGGCatttattaagaaaaattggtTTACCAATagatattagaaatatatgtGTTCTTTTTGCTCCAGCATTTTCAGGCATTACTGCTTGGGCTACCTACGAATTTACCAAAGAAATCAAGGATTCTAGCGCCGGTTTGTTAGCTGCTGCATTTATGGCTATTGTTCCTGGTTATATTTCGAGATCTGTTGCTGGTTCATATGATAACGAAGCTATCGCCATCACCTTGTTAATGGTCACATTTATGTTTTGGATTAAGGCCCAAAAAACTGGTTCTATTTTAAGCGCTACAGCTGCTGctgtattttatttctacaTGGTTTCTGCTTGGGGTGGTTACGTCTTTATTACAAACTTAATTCCATTACATATCTTCATTTTAATACTAATGGGCCGCTATAATAATCGTTTGTATTCAGCTTATACAACATGGTATGCAATTGGTACTCTTGCATCGATGCAAATCCCATTTGTTGGTTTCTTACCAATCAGATCTAATGATCACATGGCTGCTTTGGGTGTTTTTGGTTTGATTCAAATTGTAGCAGTCGgtaattttgtaaaatctCAAGTATCTGGGAAGAAGTTCAAGGTAGTAATGTTAGTTTCActattgattatttttgtCGTTGGTATTGCAGGTTTATGTGCTTTAACATATGCCGGTTTTATAGCTCCTTGGACTGGCAGATTCTATTCCTTGTGGGACACCAGTTATGCTAAAATCCACATTCCAATTATTGCTTCTGTTTCTGAACATCAGCCTGTTGCATGGCCctcatttttctttgacACTCACTTTTTAATCTGGCTATTCCCAGCAGGTGTTTTCTTATTGTTCATGGATTTAGCTGACGAACATGTTTTTGTTATTGCCTATTCTGTTTTGTGTTCTTACTTTGCTGGTGTCATGATTAGGTTGATGTTAACTTTAACACCTGTTATATGTGTTGCAGCTGCAGTAGCTCTATCTAAACTATTTGATGTTtacttaaatttttcaatcaaAAGTAATTCcaacaaaaacaataaaatttcttatGTTTCCTTATGTTCTAAGGTTTTTGTTTCTGCaacatttttattctacCTCTACTTATTCGTTTATCACTGTACTTGGGTTACATCTAACGCATATTCTTCTCCAAGTGTAGTCCTGCCTTCTCAAACTCCAAATGGTGAAATGGCCTTGATCGATGATTACAGAGAAGCTTATTATTGGTTACGTATGAATACTGCTGAAGATGCCAAAGTTGCTGCTTGGTGGGATTATGGTTATCAAATTGGTGGTATGGCTGACCGTACCACTTTAGTGGATAACAACACATGGAATAATACTCATATTGCTATCGTTGGTAAAGCAATGGCATCAAGAGAAGATAAATCCTATgaaatattgaaagatCATGATGTTGATTATGTCTTGGTTATATTTGGTGGTGTATTAGGATTTAGTGGTGATGATCTAAATAAATTCCTTTGGATGATTCGAATTGCGGAAGGTATATGGCCTGAAGAGGTTAAAGAAAGAGATTTCTTTACACCTCAAGGGGAGTATAGAGTTGATGCCGGTGCTACTAAAACTATGAGAgaatctttattatataaaatgtCATACCAAAGATTCCCAGAAATATATGGTTCTGGATCTATGATGGATAATGTTCGTAGACAAACAATTTCATTGGCTGATGTTGAGCCATTAgattattttgaagaagTATTTACAAGTGAAAATTGGATGATTCgtatttatcaattaaagaaGGAGGATCAGTTAGGTAGATCACATAAAGAAATTGgagaatttgaaagatCAACTCACAAATCGTTGGTTAGAAGAGCTGCTAAGAAGCCAGATGTTAGCTTACGTGCTTTATAA
- the JAC1 gene encoding J-type chaperone JAC1 (similar to Saccharomyces cerevisiae JAC1 (YGL018C); ancestral locus Anc_4.103) produces the protein MQRIQRLTTRRWLSNFYALFPKTFPNANPTFKIDQAKLRKEYRSLQAIVHPDVQEASSIDPTNAENLTSASLNKAYTTLKDPLKRSEYILKLKNFKLSPEALSNQSLLMEVMETHEILQNCDDKNEADQINEINSKRINQLIEKIDIAYKDNDFENAAKWTTELRYWKGIEAAIKDWQLEYLENQG, from the coding sequence ATGCAAAGAATCCAGCGTTTGACAACACGCCGTTGGCTATCGAATTTTTACGCTCTATTTCCTAAGACATTTCCAAATGCAAACCCCACATTTAAGATAGATCAGGCAAAACTACGCAAGGAATATAGATCTTTACAAGCGATTGTTCACCCGGACGTGCAAGAAGCCTCTAGTATTGATCCCACCAATGCAGAAAATCTTACCAGCGCCTCTTTAAATAAGGCCTACACTACACTGAAAGATCCTTTAAAAAGATCAGAATATAtcttgaaattaaaaaatttcaaattatctCCTGAAGCCCTAAGTAATCAATCACTGCTGATGGAAGTTATGGAAACCCATGAGATTTTACAGAATTGCgatgataaaaatgaagccgatcaaataaatgaaataaattcCAAGAGGATTAaccaattaattgaaaaaattgacaTTGCTTATAAGGATAATGACTTTGAAAATGCAGCAAAATGGACTACTGAACTGCGGTATTGGAAAGGAATAGAAGCTGCTATAAAAGATTGGCAACTTGAGTATTTGGAAAATCAAgggtaa
- the TBLA0A09040 gene encoding Zn(II)2Cys6 transcription factor (similar to Saccharomyces cerevisiae PDR3 (YBL005W) and PDR1 (YGL013C); ancestral locus Anc_4.113), whose product MSFRDTMTNPDANMSSSNNKKVPINKVTKQTQYQTTPTLSNKLECDGCTYMKLKCSGMHPCTNCLKAEKICQFPNQNNLSLLQAASLIDKTKIGTQQTSMQELIESKHTINLDQIPPLTAKTGNNGFYKDDIKIVEMLSNIQKSILQLKSTPNTSDQAISNGEVTDPGTLSLVEQLNKQANNIIRSWKPEVDMNKLNEEFKDFDYSKQKKNHKYSVETYLMKNKYRDVVHITSVSAWSGKQSDSNSGIHDSQISSYLAHQPVVDWMFGLYDPGLIFSLRGIGQYIRNITSDEQTTQDHIQIKETIYLLLRLFDVITVHISQYCVSISHPLESFLEREAKVEESLGNSPIIHVNMSTPPSIQDSLKSPTSSTYKDLVTVLINKLPFPFVEEITKVSRDKLFSTIESDFAMFHLVLQMFGSHKEAYDNFMINTKRDSNGNISSDSLQVFFKFSKQQEILLALAYHYYTCTFYHFDAMIVNIEYFELLLSLLDYQVWLSDLFGYEKVLSVAMNYAAKLGLYQWEFYVGLPEGAAERRRKLLWRLYCYEKIWSTTDGLISLIDEKNITFLLTKEFRTIGFSNNKDFIERVHLLPVSSDFDRLSLEELCFYGVCGSLQISSHFSTTTLYNEKFTSIKNTSLPSIFQRELINELFDEVNLTLIRLEALGKHTSKLFEIVRTNGQCLTEYLEPSLYIKIYDFVLSYYHNIVTVIWSVSNLMSRFIYPDLYNYYKNKIQVWMDRLGDVWWDMVTLLLNIDNDYILSHSLKFFLVASILTANKTFSVQKDLEPKYVFAILRVLEKIQNIAIYKEISNNKIVKDTILVQEYSRSHQILSIIAHTLLLIFKKQQKISKAQLFRYILLNAPDVADLPPALLDPKSYIFKPLMEPVDKSGFHLSMSRMLEKDKRFSSDKKEHDKNDHLNLTNDKKNDSTSAQTNNLMASNINSDVNNPMKNISLPNQMPQHIPNNIHSLNVASPKISKYINSSNINNNQPSRKPSIKNMMGLDEFSDINLATRHNTNVIDATLNSSPVSNRNHPEYKSTISLSNSNISDVPNNYGSIMDDSNPNIPLLQGYDLGTLDEFLDHGDLDDLWKTIWSDVYTDDTATNLTGNRPPMF is encoded by the coding sequence ATGTCATTTAGAGATACGATGACTAACCCTGATGCTAATATGAGTtctagtaataataaaaaggtTCCGATTAATAAGGTTACAAAGCAAACACAATATCAGACTACTCCGACCTTGAGCAATAAATTGGAATGTGATGGGTGCACAtatatgaaattgaaatgtTCTGGTATGCATCCATGTACAAATTGTTTGAAAGCTGAAAAAATATGTCAATTTCccaatcaaaataatttatctcTTTTACAAGCCGCTAGTCTAATAGATAAGACTAAAATAGGAACACAACAGACGTCGATGCAAGAATTGATCGAAAGCAAACATACGATAAATTTGGATCAAATACCTCCATTAACAGCTAAGACTGGTAATAATGGGTTTTATAAggatgatattaaaatagtgGAAATGTTATCTAATATCCAAAAATCTATTTTACAGTTAAAATCAACCCCTAATACGTCAGATCAAGCAATTTCTAATGGTGAAGTTACTGATCCAGGTACATTGTCTTTGGTTGAGCAATTAAACAAGCAAgccaataatattatacgTAGTTGGAAGCCAGAAGTGGatatgaataaattaaatgaagaatttaaggattttgattattctaaacagaaaaaaaatcataaatATTCAGTAGAGACttatttgatgaaaaataaatatagagATGTAGTGCATATAACATCTGTCTCGGCTTGGTCAGGCAAACAATCAGATTCGAATTCCGGTATACATGATTCTCAAATATCTAGTTATTTGGCACATCAACCTGTAGTCGATTGGATGTTTGGCTTATATGATCCAGgtttgattttttcattaagaGGTATAGGTCAATATATTAGAAACATCACATCAGATGAACAAACCACGCAGGAtcatattcaaattaaagaaactatttatttattattaagattATTCGATGTTATCACAGTTCATATATCCCAATATTGTGTGTCGATTTCACATCCTTTAGAGAGCTTCCTTGAACGAGAAGCTAAAGTTGAAGAAAGTTTAGGAAACTCACCAATCATTCATGTAAACATGTCAACACCACCAAGTATACAGGACTCGTTAAAGAGCCCCACAAGTTCTACATATAAAGATTTAGTGACAGTGTTGATTAATAAACTACCGTTTCCATTTGTGGAAGAAATTACAAAAGTTTCCAGAGATAAATTGTTTAGTACTATAGAATCCGATTTCGCCATGTTTCATTTAGTTTTACAAATGTTTGGTTCACATAAAGAAGCatatgataattttatGATAAATACCAAGAGAGATTCAAACGGGAATATCTCTTCAGATTCACTTCAGgtgttttttaaattttctaaacaacaagaaattttattagcCCTAgcatatcattattatacttgtactttttatcatttcGATGCTATGATTGTTAATATcgaatattttgaattattattgagtTTGTTGGATTATCAAGTTTGGTTAAGTGATTTATTTGGTTATGAAAAAGTATTGAGTGTAGCAATGAATTATGCAGCAAAATTAGGTTTATATCAATGGGAGTTTTATGTAGGTTTACCTGAAGGTGCTGCtgaaagaagaagaaaattattgtGGAGACTTTACTGTTATGAGAAGATATGGTCAACTACCGATGGtttaatatcattgattgatgaaaaaaatattactttcTTATTAACCAAGGAATTTAGAACAATTGggttttcaaataataaagattttattGAACGAGTACATTTATTACCAGTGTCATCGGATTTTGATAGATTGTCTTTGGAAGAACTTTGCTTTTATGGTGTATGTGGTAGTTTACAAATCTCGTCACATTTTAGTACAACTACCttatataatgaaaaatttacttcaattaaaaatacatcACTACCATCAATCTTTCAAAGGGAATTGATAAATGAGTTATTTGATGAAGTAAATTTAACTCTCATTAGACTTGAAGCACTAGGTAAACATacttctaaattatttgaaattgttcGTACAAACGGTCAATGTTTAACAGAATATCTAGAACCTTCATTGtacattaaaatatatgattttGTTCTATCGTATTATCATAATATAGTGACAGTTATTTGGTCGGTTAGTAATCTAATGTCTAGATTTATCTATCCAGATTTGtacaattattataagaataaaattcaaGTATGGATGGATCGTTTAGGAGATGTTTGGTGGGATATGgtaacattattattaaatatagataATGATTATATTCTATCtcattctttaaaattcttCCTTGTAGCATCAATCCTAACAGcaaataaaacattttcAGTTCAAAAAGATCTTGAGCCAAAATATGTCTTTGCAATTTTAAGAGTCttagaaaaaattcaaaatatcgCAATTTAcaaagaaatttcaaataataaaattgtaaaagaTACAATTCTAGTCCAAGAATACTCCAGATCACATCAAATTTTGTCCATTATCGCACATAcattattgttaatttttaaaaaacagCAAAAGATTTCAAAAGCACAATTATTTAggtatattttattaaatgctCCAGATGTTGCTGATTTGCCACCAGCTCTTTTAGATCCAAAATCGTACATCTTTAAACCGTTGATGGAGCCAGTTGATAAATCAGGGTTCCACTTGAGTATGTCAAGAATGTTGGAAAAGGACAAGAGATTTAGTTCAGACAAGAAGGAACATGATAAGAAtgatcatttaaatttaacaaaCGACAAGAAAAATGATTCGACATCTGCccaaacaaataatttaatggcgtcaaatattaattcagATGTTAATAATCccatgaaaaatatttctttaccTAATCAAATGCCACAGCATATacctaataatattcattcattaaatGTGGCAAGTCCGAAAATTTCGAAGTATATTAATTCaagtaatattaataacaatCAACCTTCTAGGAAGCCATCtatcaaaaatatgatGGGCTTGGATGAGTTTTCTGATATTAACCTAGCAACGCGACATAATACTAATGTAATCGATGCTACCCTAAATAGTTCTCCAGTCTCTAATCGAAATCATCCTGAATATAAATCAACAATTAGCttatctaattcaaatattagtGATGTACCTAATAATTATGGTAGTATTATGGATGACTCAAACCCTAATATTCCGCTCTTACAAGGGTATGATCTTGGTACATTGGATGAGTTTTTAGATCATGGTGATTTGGATGATTTATGGAAAACGATTTGGAGTGATGTTTATACAGATGATACGGCAACTAATCTAACTGGGAACAGACCACCTatgttttaa
- the LEU1 gene encoding 3-isopropylmalate dehydratase LEU1 (similar to Saccharomyces cerevisiae LEU1 (YGL009C); ancestral locus Anc_4.107) — translation MPQQSYPYPRTLYDKIFDAHTVHKDPETGSCLLYIDRHLVHEVTSPQAFEGLKNAHRKVRRTDCTLATVDHNIPTISRANFKSTSTFIKQQDSRLQVQTLEQNVRDFNIAFFGMSSENQGIVHIIGPEQGFTLPGTTVVCGDSHTSTHGAFGSLAFGIGTSEVEHVLATQCIIQSKSKNMKVQVNGKLNHGITSKDLMLHIIATIGTAGGTGCVIEFAGEAIEELSMEARMSMCNMSIEAGARAGLIKPDETTFEYVKGRPLAPKGDEWEKALKYWKTLYSDDDAHFDETVIIEAKDVAPTITWGTSPQDALSITSKVPDPATFTDPIRKAAIERSLEYIGLEPNTPLEGIKIDKVFIGSCTNARIEDLRNAAKVIKGYKIASNIKRAMVVPGSGLVKKQAESEGLDKIFIEAGFEWREAGCSMCLGMNPDILDPYERCASTSNRNFEGRQGALSRTHLMSPAMAAAASVKGYFTDIRKWEYMDGDSSKVAISVSTENDKALQEAVYNQEKEPLQPDQVAEDKTKEAIDDIPVSETTKSNSAPSSSSGMRPFLTLKGLAAPLPRTNVDTDAIIPKQFLKTIKRTGLKTGLFYEWRYTKDPKTGKDVPTDFVLNVEPYTKSKILVVSGANFGCGSSREHAPWALKDFGIESIIAPSFGDIFYNNSFKNGLLPIRIEQSIIRDKLFPLAEKGEQLEIDLPNQTIKDSHGNIIIEHFDVEPFRKHCLVNGLDDIGITMQKEELITQYETLRKRKFSFLECSSKLIKPVKGTKVSPYGVIAQEW, via the coding sequence ATGCCACAGCAATCCTATCCTTACCCTAGAACTCTTTACGACAAGATTTTCGATGCCCACACAGTTCATAAAGATCCTGAAACTGGTTCATGTTTATTGTACATTGATAGACATTTAGTTCATGAAGTTACCTCTCCGCAAGCTTTTGAAGGTTTAAAGAATGCCCACAGAAAGGTGCGTAGAACTGATTGTACATTAGCTACGGTTGATCATAACATCCCAACTATCTCCCGTgctaattttaaatcaacCTCGACCTTTATCAAACAGCAAGATTCTCGTCTGCAAGTTCAAACTTTAGAACAAAATGTTCGTGATTTCAATATCGCATTTTTTGGTATGTCATCTGAAAATCAAGGTATTGTTCATATCATTGGTCCTGAACAAGGTTTTACTTTGCCAGGCACGACTGTAGTGTGTGGTGATTCACACACCTCTACACATGGTGCATTTGGTTCATTAGCTTTTGGTATTGGTACTTCTGAAGTTGAACATGTTTTAGCCACACAATGTATCATTCAAAGTAAATCCAAAAATATGAAAGTTCAAGTCAAtggaaaattaaatcatgGTATCACTTCTAAAGATTTGATGTTACATATAATTGCTACTATTGGTACCGCTGGTGGTACTGGTTGTGTTATTGAATTTGCTGGGGAAGccattgaagaattatcaaTGGAAGCTAGAATGAGTATGTGTAACATGTCAATTGAAGCTGGTGCCAGAGCAGGGTTAATCAAGCCTGATGAAACTACATTCGAATATGTTAAAGGCAGACCATTGGCACCCAAAGGTGATGAATGGGAAAAGGCCCTTAAATATTGGAAAACTTTATACTCCGATGATGATGCACACTTTGATGAAactgttattattgaagCTAAGGATGTTGCGCCAACTATTACCTGGGGTACTTCGCCACAAGACGCATTATCAATTACAAGTAAAGTTCCAGATCCAGCAACTTTTACTGATCCGATTAGAAAAGCTGCTATTGAACGTTCATTGGAATATATCGGCTTGGAACCAAATACTCCATTGGAAGGCATTAAGATTGATAAAGTGTTTATTGGTTCTTGTACCAATGCACGTATTGAAGATTTAAGAAATGCAGCAAAAGTTATCAAAGGATACAAGATAGCTTCGAATATTAAGAGAGCTATGGTTGTACCTGGTTCCGGTTTAGTCAAAAAGCAAGCTGAAAGTGAAGGTTtagataaaatttttattgaagCTGGTTTTGAATGGAGAGAAGCTGGTTGTTCCATGTGTTTAGGTATGAACCCTGATATCTTAGATCCATATGAACGTTGTGCATCTACATCTAATAGAAATTTTGAAGGTAGGCAAGGTGCATTATCAAGAACACATTTAATGTCTCCAGCTATGGCAGCAGCAGCCTCTGTTAAAGGTTATTTCACCGATATTAGAAAGTGGGAATATATGGATGGTGACTCATCTAAAGTTGCTATTAGTGTTTCCACTGAGAATGATAAAGCTCTGCAAGAAGCAGTATATAATCAAGAAAAGGAGCCATTGCAACCAGATCAAGTGGCAGAAGACAAAACCAAAGAAGCTATTGACGATATCCCTGTTTCGGAAACCACTAAATCCAATTCAGCTCCAAGCTCAAGTTCTGGGATGAGACCATTTTTAACTTTGAAAGGTTTAGCTGCGCCATTACCAAGAACTAATGTCGATACTGATGCTATTATTCCAAAgcaatttttgaaaacaattaaaagaacAGGTTTAAAAACTGGTCTTTTCTATGAGTGGCGTTATACTAAAGATCCAAAGACTGGTAAAGATGTTCCCACTGACTTCGTTCTAAATGTAGAACCATACACCAAATCAAAGATTCTCGTGGTCAGCGGTGCTAACTTCGGTTGTGGTTCTTCAAGAGAACATGCACCTTGGGCTTTAAAAGATTTCGGTATTGAGAGTATAATTGCCCCATCATTCGGTGATATCTTTTACAacaattctttcaaaaatgGGTTGTTGCCAATAAGAATTGAACAATCAATCATACGAGACAAGCTCTTCCCTCTAGCAGAAAAAGGTGAGCAATTAGAAATCGATTTGCCTAACCAAACCATTAAAGATTCTCATggaaatatcattattgaaCATTTCGATGTGGAGCCTTTCAGAAAGCATTGTTTAGTTAACGGGTTGGACGATATTGGTATCACTATGCAAAAGGAAGAATTGATCACTCAATATGAAACattaagaaaaagaaaattctCATTCTTGGAATGTAGTTCCAAGTTGATAAAGCCTGTAAAGGGTACCAAGGTCAGTCCATACGGTGTGATTGCTCAAGAGTGGTAA